In a single window of the uncultured Dysgonomonas sp. genome:
- a CDS encoding RagB/SusD family nutrient uptake outer membrane protein → MKNKIILILLSVCLLSSCSDSFLDRNSLVGLSEGDYWKSQEDAIQGVNPLYHANREFVNSIVIYGMMDDFTDISYQSWATGLTTGVNPTNAGIYSTSWGIFYKGIYRANTALKYIPDIPGMDTKIKNRCLGEAKFFRGYFYFKLWDYFGGVPIYDYPMNIDEGYKARDTEDDVYKFIVQDMTDAISLLPESYELADKGRATKWAALAMRGKAHLWAKQYDKAAADFKEVMEKSDRKLLGDYHTLFRVAGNNNSEVIFDVQYVAESGHGLATDLNYGNQSGITKGSQRTRPTPKLVNEYEMIDGTPFDFNNYKNANGETFNPNRVTDWHDEASVRKLFENRDPRLHAGIIVPWSEFVGKAGAPLLYRFPVDKVTPNTYVPVWENGSYSWRKFVETGSTYTLASNMPQNFPLIRLADVMLMYAEAQNETLAAPDQSVYDAVNDVRDRVGMPDLPSGLSKEQMREKIRHERMVELCGEGQRYSDIRRWRIGKDVVDGVWMTEFTGVNIRQRGFPDHYYLWPIPQAEMDLNPNLVQNPGWN, encoded by the coding sequence ATGAAAAACAAAATAATATTAATCTTACTATCTGTTTGTCTTTTATCTTCTTGCAGCGATAGTTTCCTCGATCGTAACTCACTTGTCGGATTGTCGGAAGGAGATTACTGGAAATCGCAGGAAGATGCGATACAGGGCGTAAATCCGTTATATCATGCTAACCGTGAGTTTGTCAATAGCATAGTTATATATGGCATGATGGATGACTTTACCGATATTTCTTATCAGTCATGGGCTACAGGTCTGACTACCGGTGTGAATCCTACGAATGCAGGTATCTATTCTACTTCATGGGGTATATTCTATAAGGGTATTTACAGGGCAAATACAGCCTTGAAATATATTCCCGATATTCCCGGGATGGATACAAAGATAAAAAACCGTTGTCTGGGCGAAGCTAAGTTTTTCAGGGGATACTTCTATTTCAAGTTATGGGATTATTTCGGAGGCGTTCCTATCTATGATTATCCGATGAATATCGATGAAGGATATAAAGCCCGTGATACAGAAGATGATGTATATAAATTTATTGTACAGGATATGACGGATGCTATTTCATTATTGCCGGAGAGTTATGAACTGGCAGATAAAGGACGAGCGACTAAATGGGCGGCTTTAGCAATGCGAGGAAAAGCTCACCTGTGGGCCAAACAATATGACAAAGCCGCTGCGGACTTTAAGGAGGTAATGGAAAAAAGCGACAGGAAACTTCTTGGCGACTACCATACCTTGTTCAGGGTAGCAGGTAATAATAATAGCGAAGTTATTTTTGATGTTCAGTATGTAGCCGAATCAGGGCATGGGTTAGCTACAGATCTTAATTATGGTAATCAGTCGGGGATAACAAAGGGTTCGCAGCGTACCCGTCCGACACCTAAATTAGTAAATGAATATGAAATGATAGATGGTACTCCGTTCGATTTTAATAATTACAAAAATGCTAATGGAGAAACATTTAACCCAAATCGTGTAACTGATTGGCATGATGAGGCTTCTGTCAGGAAATTGTTTGAAAACAGAGATCCACGTCTACATGCGGGAATTATAGTGCCTTGGTCCGAATTCGTTGGAAAGGCTGGTGCCCCGTTACTTTACCGATTTCCTGTAGATAAGGTGACCCCGAATACGTATGTACCGGTATGGGAAAATGGTAGTTATTCGTGGCGTAAATTTGTAGAAACAGGATCAACATACACATTAGCTTCTAATATGCCTCAGAATTTTCCTCTTATTCGTTTAGCCGATGTGATGCTGATGTATGCAGAAGCTCAGAATGAGACTCTTGCCGCTCCAGACCAGTCTGTTTACGATGCTGTCAATGACGTGAGGGATAGGGTTGGTATGCCGGATCTCCCTTCAGGCTTAAGTAAAGAACAGATGCGTGAAAAAATACGGCATGAAAGAATGGTCGAACTCTGTGGAGAAGGACAAAGATATTCCGATATTCGCAGGTGGAGAATAGGCAAAGATGTGGTGGACGGAGTGTGGATGACAGAATTTACAGGCGTAAACATTCGCCAGAGAGGATTTCCTGACCATTACTATCTGTGGCCGATACCACAAGCAGAGATGGATTTGAATCCAAATCTCGTACAAAATCCGGGATGGAATTGA
- a CDS encoding FAD:protein FMN transferase yields MSDSYSNFYESSNLFHGAMMHVMGTRLDALILHPDKNVSMQCWIEIENEIARLSKLFNKFDKESELYAVNRQAAHSQVSVKDELWSVLVDCRQYHAMTLGYFDISLKDFNQVLLDSKKRTVFFQDQDIQLDLGAYAKGYALEKIRDILQPKGISCALINFGNSSVLALGSHPFGDNWSIGIEDPYNSQNTLGIVELKDNTLSTSGNMPSHTKHILDPHTGTYSEVRKIVSVKAINAIDAEVLSTSLMIAPDEAAKEITSNFVIDEYLSFSL; encoded by the coding sequence ATGTCCGATTCTTATTCAAATTTTTATGAATCCTCCAATCTGTTTCATGGGGCTATGATGCATGTGATGGGTACCCGGCTGGATGCTCTGATTCTGCATCCGGACAAAAATGTATCGATGCAATGCTGGATAGAAATTGAGAATGAGATTGCCCGGTTGAGCAAGTTATTCAATAAATTTGATAAAGAAAGCGAATTGTATGCGGTTAACCGTCAGGCAGCTCATTCGCAGGTTTCGGTAAAAGATGAATTATGGTCGGTACTTGTAGATTGCAGGCAATATCATGCAATGACTCTGGGTTATTTCGACATCAGCCTGAAAGACTTCAATCAGGTTCTTTTGGATAGCAAAAAGCGTACTGTCTTTTTTCAGGATCAAGATATTCAATTGGATCTGGGCGCTTATGCCAAAGGATACGCATTAGAGAAGATCAGAGATATTTTACAGCCCAAAGGTATCAGTTGTGCATTGATAAATTTCGGTAATAGCTCCGTACTGGCACTGGGCTCACATCCCTTTGGGGATAATTGGTCTATTGGAATAGAAGATCCCTATAATTCTCAGAATACGCTGGGAATAGTCGAATTGAAAGATAATACATTATCCACTTCAGGGAACATGCCTAGCCATACGAAGCATATTTTAGATCCTCATACAGGAACTTATAGCGAGGTGCGGAAGATTGTATCCGTTAAGGCGATAAATGCGATTGATGCAGAAGTTCTTTCCACTTCCCTGATGATAGCGCCGGACGAAGCAGCTAAGGAGATAACCTCTAATTTTGTGATAGACGAATATTTATCATTTAGTCTTTGA
- a CDS encoding S24 family peptidase — MSINQRIQEIIDKLFSGNKRAFSIAVGIAATVTENIVGTRGTNPSFEVTSKIASAIENINTEWLLTGKGSMLKTGTSQVNDITATVSEDKPYYGLKSNHTEKPFIESASLIKESFSQAISTGNCKAIIIPFIDDYDFSLRNHGDSMVNRSDLKKSIHDQDIVACRFWENGSHIRWGEVYALATKQGYIIKKVVPSDTKGKITCISFNEEKGYTAYDLSLSEISDWAIVVGVVSVNVW; from the coding sequence ATGTCTATCAATCAAAGAATTCAGGAAATAATAGATAAACTGTTTTCAGGCAACAAAAGAGCCTTCTCTATTGCTGTCGGAATTGCGGCAACTGTCACAGAGAATATTGTAGGAACAAGAGGTACTAATCCTTCGTTTGAAGTGACCAGTAAAATCGCATCCGCAATTGAGAATATCAATACTGAATGGTTGCTGACCGGAAAAGGTTCTATGCTTAAAACAGGGACATCACAAGTAAATGATATTACAGCTACAGTTTCGGAGGATAAACCTTATTATGGACTGAAATCAAATCATACAGAAAAACCTTTTATCGAATCGGCCTCTCTTATCAAAGAGAGTTTTAGCCAAGCTATCAGTACCGGAAACTGCAAGGCTATAATAATCCCATTTATAGATGATTACGACTTTTCATTACGAAACCATGGCGACAGTATGGTTAATAGATCTGATTTAAAGAAAAGTATACATGATCAGGATATCGTGGCCTGTAGATTTTGGGAAAATGGCTCACATATACGTTGGGGAGAAGTGTATGCTCTGGCTACGAAGCAAGGATATATCATAAAGAAAGTAGTGCCATCTGATACGAAAGGAAAAATAACCTGCATATCTTTTAACGAAGAGAAAGGATATACAGCATACGACTTATCCCTTTCCGAAATCTCAGACTGGGCTATTGTTGTAGGTGTGGTATCCGTCAATGTATGGTAG
- the ppk1 gene encoding polyphosphate kinase 1, giving the protein MINNRDLSWLAFNERVLQEAQDKSVPLMQRLRFLGIFSNNQDEFIKVRVANIVRLSQIKGKKTPRFSGGYTGKELLPLVNAGVYAGQKKFVHTYTEVLDEMEQQGIYVINEKQLSRKQKQFCRDYFSSVVSQRLVPLILKKTTQIPFLQDNNIYHAVKMTSGKNCKNPRYAIIQIPVSSSCPRFIVLPSVKDRNDIIFLDDIIRLCLDEIFFMFNYKYISAYTFKLMRDAQLTLDDDISKSLIEKMEDGLQNRLHGQPVRLIYDKEMPDDLLDIIATKLRLKGNEGLDAGGRYHLMRDLMKFPKVRPDLESKSPEPLQHPDIKVFSSILKVISRKDILLNYPYHTFNHFIDFLREAAIDPKVESIYITLYRVAERSKVINALINAAKNGKKVVVLLELLARFDEEQNVEYSELLQKEGIKVIHGANGLKVHSKLVLVQRKDRGYAYIGTGNFNESTAQIYGDFGLFTSNTQIVADAAAVFDFLLNTHKHFSFKQLMISPYYMREQFETLIKQEIKNAQSGKKAYIHAKFNSLTDEDMISLLYKASQAGVEIRLIVRGACCLQPQVKGQSENISIISIVDKYLEHARLAIFHNNGDEKMYIMSADWMTRNLDRRVEVGTPILDKKIKETLKEFFNIQWSDNEKARDLTIFGSNEYVEKGDDPPCRSQMALYDFYKNLNKETK; this is encoded by the coding sequence ATGATAAACAATAGAGATTTAAGTTGGCTAGCTTTTAATGAACGTGTATTGCAGGAGGCTCAGGATAAGAGCGTACCTCTGATGCAACGGCTTCGCTTTCTGGGGATATTTTCGAACAATCAGGATGAATTTATCAAAGTCCGGGTAGCCAATATTGTACGACTGAGCCAGATAAAAGGGAAAAAAACGCCCCGGTTTTCGGGAGGATATACAGGCAAGGAACTACTACCCCTTGTTAATGCAGGAGTATACGCAGGACAAAAAAAGTTTGTACATACCTATACCGAGGTTCTCGACGAAATGGAGCAACAGGGAATATATGTTATCAATGAAAAGCAATTGAGCAGGAAGCAAAAACAATTCTGCCGCGACTACTTTTCATCTGTTGTCAGCCAGCGACTGGTTCCTCTCATTTTAAAAAAAACAACTCAGATACCATTTTTGCAGGATAACAATATCTATCATGCCGTAAAGATGACCTCAGGCAAGAACTGTAAAAACCCACGGTATGCTATTATTCAGATACCGGTAAGCAGTTCATGTCCCCGCTTCATCGTACTGCCTTCGGTGAAAGACAGGAATGACATCATTTTTCTGGACGATATTATCCGGCTGTGCCTTGATGAGATATTTTTCATGTTCAATTACAAATATATATCGGCCTATACATTCAAACTGATGCGTGATGCACAGCTGACTCTGGACGACGATATATCGAAAAGCCTGATAGAAAAGATGGAGGACGGATTGCAAAACCGTCTGCACGGGCAACCGGTACGCCTGATCTACGACAAGGAAATGCCGGATGACTTATTGGATATAATCGCGACAAAATTAAGACTGAAAGGCAATGAGGGACTGGATGCCGGCGGCAGATACCATCTGATGCGCGACCTGATGAAATTTCCGAAAGTCCGCCCCGATCTGGAGAGTAAAAGTCCTGAGCCCTTACAGCATCCTGATATAAAAGTATTTTCGAGTATATTAAAAGTTATAAGCAGAAAAGACATTCTACTTAATTATCCTTATCATACGTTCAACCATTTTATCGATTTTCTCCGTGAAGCGGCTATCGATCCCAAAGTAGAGAGCATATACATAACGCTTTATCGTGTGGCAGAACGTTCGAAAGTGATAAACGCGCTGATAAATGCGGCTAAGAACGGAAAGAAAGTTGTCGTGTTGCTCGAACTACTTGCGCGCTTCGATGAAGAACAGAATGTTGAATACTCCGAGTTGCTGCAAAAAGAAGGAATAAAAGTCATACATGGCGCAAATGGCCTGAAAGTACACAGCAAACTGGTACTGGTACAGCGTAAAGACAGAGGATATGCCTATATAGGAACAGGTAATTTTAATGAATCTACTGCGCAGATATATGGAGATTTCGGCTTGTTTACATCCAATACGCAAATTGTAGCTGATGCTGCCGCAGTTTTTGATTTTTTACTCAATACGCATAAGCACTTTTCATTTAAGCAGTTGATGATTTCTCCTTATTACATGAGGGAGCAATTTGAAACATTAATAAAGCAGGAAATAAAGAATGCCCAGAGTGGTAAAAAAGCATATATTCATGCTAAATTCAATAGTCTTACCGATGAAGACATGATAAGCTTGTTGTATAAAGCTAGTCAGGCCGGAGTAGAAATACGCCTGATAGTAAGGGGAGCCTGCTGCCTGCAGCCTCAGGTAAAAGGGCAAAGCGAAAATATCAGCATCATCAGTATTGTCGACAAATATCTGGAACATGCCCGCCTCGCCATTTTTCACAACAATGGCGATGAAAAAATGTATATTATGAGTGCCGACTGGATGACCCGCAATCTTGACCGCAGGGTAGAAGTAGGTACCCCTATCCTTGATAAAAAGATAAAAGAAACTCTAAAAGAATTCTTTAATATACAGTGGTCTGATAATGAAAAAGCACGGGATCTTACCATATTTGGAAGTAACGAATATGTAGAGAAAGGTGATGATCCGCCGTGCCGTTCCCAAATGGCCCTATATGATTTTTATAAAAACCTCAATAAAGAAACTAAATGA
- a CDS encoding glycosyltransferase family protein, giving the protein MRYLFIVQGDGRGHMTQAIALSEILRRNGHEVVEVLIGKSKVREIPDFFYEKIGAKVRVFDTLSFSFKKDKKHIHLLKTILYNITPKRLRKYKKSIEKIHRRIKKNEPDVVINFYEILTGFTHLRFSLDVPIINIGHQYLLKHPGYAHGKGDGQGMMFLRLHSLLCGVGATKTLALSFYPMKDYIPERIAVVPPLLRKEVLNLKPTKGDYILGYMLNHGYEAEVRTWHAKHPDINLHFFWDKKDADKEQRIDKNLTLHTIDDEKFLNFMSGCRGYVTTAGFESVCEALYLDKPIMMIPAHIEQEVNAADTASFGGGVIGNNFNISVLLNYMETKENSGDKFRKWVDSAEETFLRHLTTLV; this is encoded by the coding sequence ATGAGATACCTATTCATCGTTCAGGGAGACGGCCGCGGGCATATGACACAAGCCATAGCACTATCCGAAATACTGCGCCGCAACGGACACGAAGTAGTTGAAGTACTGATAGGGAAAAGTAAAGTAAGGGAGATACCGGATTTCTTTTATGAAAAAATAGGGGCGAAAGTCCGGGTTTTCGACACACTGTCTTTTAGTTTCAAAAAAGATAAAAAACATATACACCTGCTAAAAACAATACTATACAACATTACACCTAAAAGGCTCAGAAAGTATAAGAAAAGCATAGAAAAAATACATAGGCGCATAAAGAAAAACGAGCCGGATGTCGTAATCAATTTCTATGAAATACTGACAGGCTTCACCCATTTACGTTTCAGCTTAGATGTCCCTATTATCAACATAGGTCATCAATATCTCCTAAAACATCCGGGATACGCACATGGTAAAGGAGACGGGCAGGGAATGATGTTTCTCCGCCTGCACAGCCTGCTATGCGGCGTAGGAGCTACCAAAACTCTAGCCTTGTCATTCTATCCCATGAAGGATTATATACCCGAACGCATTGCGGTAGTACCTCCATTATTAAGAAAAGAGGTACTGAACCTTAAACCCACAAAGGGAGACTACATACTGGGTTATATGCTGAACCACGGTTATGAAGCCGAAGTCAGGACATGGCATGCAAAGCATCCCGATATTAATCTGCATTTCTTTTGGGACAAAAAAGATGCTGATAAAGAACAACGCATCGATAAAAATTTAACACTTCACACGATTGATGATGAAAAATTCCTTAACTTTATGAGCGGATGCCGGGGATATGTTACCACAGCCGGATTTGAGTCGGTATGTGAAGCCCTTTACCTCGATAAACCTATAATGATGATACCGGCGCATATAGAACAAGAAGTAAATGCTGCTGATACCGCATCTTTCGGAGGAGGAGTTATCGGGAACAATTTTAATATAAGTGTGTTATTGAATTATATGGAAACGAAAGAAAATTCGGGCGATAAATTCCGCAAATGGGTAGATTCGGCTGAAGAAACCTTTCTCAGACACCTTACAACACTTGTGTAA